The following nucleotide sequence is from Synchiropus splendidus isolate RoL2022-P1 chromosome 1, RoL_Sspl_1.0, whole genome shotgun sequence.
CAGACGACGGAGGCGACTGTGACGAGGAAGCGGAGAAAGCCTTCCTGCAGTTCTACATCAGCTCTCCTGCGGGGCCGCCACTCAGCCACGTGCTGAGCGACCCAGAGAAACGGAGGAAATTTGGTGAGTTTCTCCAGGCCCGGAACAGTCCACCAACCCCCCCGAACACCTCACTGAGTTCTGCGGCTGTGAAGGCAAAGCTCACCTGCGGCGCGCGGTCATCCGACACGAGGAGGCCATGAGGGTCCATGGTCTCTGCAAGATCCTGAGGAAGATGGACATCCTGCAGGACGTGCTGTCCCTCACACACAAACGCTCGCTGGAGAAGTACTCCGAGCTGGACCGGGAGGACGACTTTGACGAAACTGCGGAGGCTCCGGAGATACAGTGTGAGTAGCAGAGCGTGTGAGCGACGTGACTTGAGTGCCGCAGTACTGAAATGCAACGTGCACTGGATGAAAATGTGGCACGTGGCTACAGAAAATGAAGCACCGCTGACATCACTCAAGTCAGAACGCTGGTGATGCCAGGTGAGTTCAGCACAGCAGCTGCCCAAGACAGCGTAGAAATGAACGAGACCACGGAGTGTGGAGACGCGACATGTCAGGGTGCCACGCTGCCGGAGTGAAGCTCAGCCTGCTGGTGTTCTCCTCGTGCCGCGCGCGCGCCGACTTGCATAAAGATGGGAGTCAATAAAGAAAACGAAACAGGATGGAAACTAGCAAGATGAACAAGAAGCTGAGCCGAATCATGACACCCAGCAGTTTCTGCACACTAGTATTAGTTTATCATTTGGCATACAGCAGCCTCTAAGGTCATGGATACCATATGTTCAGCCAGGAAACTGCATGTCTCAGTTCATATCACAGCCTCATTACTATCGCTCTGAACATGCTTCATCCCATACCGTCAGCCAGTCCCTGCGAAATCCTGGCAACAGTTCTCTCCATCCTTCCCCTGAGGTTCAGATACCTCAGGAAATTTTCTGTGAGATCAATTTGATCTATTCTCTTGGCTGATCCCGGGTCCGCCGCGGGGGTCTCCCCTTGCTGAGGTTGGGTACCAATAAAAAGGCAGGTTTCACGACCATGTCAGGCCAAAACTGTGTCTCCCTTTGTTGGCAGCTAAAACTCACCAGAAACCAGAAATCACTCCCATAAACTTCTCCACGGTCCAAGTCACAGAGATCTTCCAGAGACTGGTGAGCAACTGCTCGACAACAAATCCGCGACTGGGGATGAGGATTCTGTCAACCTCCGGAACTGTGTCTCTCAGGGGCCTCTGTCAGTGTTCTGCGCTCGGGCTCGCTGGGGTCCAGTCCGTCTCATCGGGCTGCAGAGGAAGGACGGCGGACTGGGCCTGACCCTGAGGGGAGACTCTCCAGTCCTGGTCGCGGGAGTCGTGCCGGGGGGATGTGCAGCGGTACGAGATGAGCTTAATCACAGTCGAGAGCTGAGGGCCGCGTatttctttgttcatttcctgCGCTGTGTTTCCAGGAGGCGGGGCTACGGGAAGGCGACTACATCGTAGCGGTGGACGGCCATGACTGTAAATGGGCCAAACACAGTGAGGTGGTCAACATGCTCAAGAGCTCCGGCGACAGAGCGGTGGAGCTCAGCGTGGTGACTCTGCACTCGCACGAATCGCAGGTGTGTGGGGGCGGGGCTGTTGCCACCGTACTGCAAGATGTTACTCGAGTAGAAGCAAAGTTTCTGAAATGCAGCTAGAAATAAGAAGGTCATTCATCACCATTCATCCAGACCCTTTCATGCCTGCCCTCAGACAGACCGACGGGCCGCCATACTGTCGCAGAGCAGCGACAAAGAAAACAGCCGTCAGCGGTTGGTGGGCGGCGCCAAAGGCCAGAGCTCCGCCTCCTTACTCAACTGGAACcggaagaagaagcaggaaggAGCCGCGGTCACCAAGAGACTCGGGGGCACTTTCAGTTTGTCGTTCGGAAGCCTGAGAGACACAGAGGCCATGTACTGAGCGGGGGACTGGAGCCCAACTCAGGGATTCGGACGGTGACCCGGAGCGAAGGTAGGGGGCGCACCTCTATGAGTGCTGGAGCTTCTTGACTCCGCCTACATTCAAGTATTCTTCATCCTGAAGCAGCCAAATTCGGTGTGAACGGACGTGCCCTGATAAGGACAGGGCAGAGTTGAGGACAGTGACACCTAGTGGTAGAAACAGGTATCGCCCTCCAGTGTTCCATTTTAGAACTGCTTGTGAATTGAAGCTGCCTGTGGCCATGTAGCAAATGTTTGGAAGTGCGCTCGCGTTTTGAGGTGCAACGCTCTCGTTCCATGTGTCAACACCACTTTACTAGACTTGCTTAAAAGCACTTCAGCAGCTGTAGCCAAGCACTGTGTGAACTACATTGATCATAAGAGGAGCTCATTAATGTTGCAATAACCAACTTCCACGCTGTGAAATCAAGTGTGAATGTGCATCCCACTTGCGTTGTTTAGAGACGTAGCGGACATTGACTCTGGAAGCCATGTGGGCGAGAGAGGCTGGTGGAAATCCGATTTACCGAACACAAGGTAACTTTTGTGACGTGAAGATATTGTCGTCCAGCAGGAGTGGAACACGCCGATATCCCCGTCCCTTGTTGCCCGAGTGGTTTCATGTACGATGTTTGTACTGACGGgcgcagcagagcagaggagaccAGACTGTTGCGTTTAATGTCCAACCGTTCAGAAAGCAAGAGGGTCCCTGGTTCAAATCTGGGTGAGGGCCAAGCTAGGATTCGGCAGCTCTTAAAACCGTCGCAGCCTGGCGAACCAGGCGGGGCTGAAGATCGGTCGCACCACACCGACCACAGTGAACCATGGCTCCGCTGAGGAGGATCAGCGAATGACCTGACTTTCCTCCACAGCGCAGCGCGGCTTAGTCAACCAGGTGAGACTTAGAGTAGAACCTGTGCTCCTCCGAGAGaagcctccctggtgaggtactGCAGCCATGTCTCACAGGGTCTCTTTGCTCCTGTTGCTCCCCCCACGACACAAAAGGAAAGTCAACACATTTCAGTAAAAACGTGAAAAAGTTGGGTCACGATGAAAGGTGACTTCACATGGGTGAAATGACTTCTGAAGGTCGTCACTGATGGAGTGCAGCGGTGCGGCTCTGAGTAAATGTGAATATTTCTGGAAGATAactgtttgatcatgtgaggaATTTGCACAGTTTTTCAtgtaaaacacaataaaaaaactgaacatGACAGCTGTAGCTGTTTTGCTGACATCGACTGAGAGGAAAGGACTCTGTGAAGAGTCTGGATGCGCCTCCCGAGGGGCCTTCTGAACCAACTTCAGTCGTTGTTCGATGTCACCAGAGAACCCCTGGAGGTGGAAACCGGACCTCCAAGGTGCCGCCGACCCTCCAGAGAGATGCATTTGAGTTCAAATGAACCTGAATTAAAAATCTATTCCAGAGAGGACATGGGACTTTCTTCCCTGATTTCCAGAACCTCTGACCAAACCCACCAAATGCAGTTTTTGGAGCAACGCCAGCTGAGATGGATCCATCAAATTCACAACAGAGGGCGCTACTCCAGAGGGCCCATGAACTCAGGTCTCACTGGATTTTTCCATTTTGCTCCTGGGGACAGGAGGAGTCGACAGGAAAGACTGCTCTGCATCATTCTTTTGGCTCTACAGATTCATCAGGTGAGGGGCAGGATCAGCACCAACCGGGCTCCGACAGTCTCCTCTTTAGATGGCTCACTTTCATCGTACACAAGTAGTTGtgcgtcaaactcaaggccaaaAAAAGCCATCATTTTTTGTGGCCCCTGAAGATTACTATTCAAaattgcagcaaaaaaaaaaaaaaaaaaaaaaaaaaaaaggtcccctGAGTCGACATCACCACATGCTTCAAAGGTTGCTATCCGACAGCTTGTTTTCTGGCAAGTGGCGATTCTTAAGGTCCAAAATGAATCTTCTGCAAACACGATACAGATGAGAGTCCAATGAAGGACATTTGTCAGACCACCACCGGAGACAAACTAGACTGGCATCACAGTGAGACTCAGCTCCTGTGACAGAGTGCCACTCGAACCTGTGACGGTGGATCAGGACTTTCTGCGGACCACAGATCCAGATGGAAACTGACCATGAACATATTGAGACAGTAAACAGAAACTGTTCCACAGCCTTTTAATTCCATGGTCATCTACAGGACCACATAGATCCAGGACGTCCTGTTCTGCCGGGCCAAAGTCCGCCAGAAAAAAGCCCCCAAAGAGTTCCGGCCAGATGACGACAGATCGATAGTCCAGAGACCCTGGTCTTTACCTCACCGCACAAACGTCTCCATCATTCGGGTTACAAATTCAATAGCATGAAATGTATTTCCCTGCTAACAAGTGTCCCTTCACActtcaacaaaacaataaaagcgCTCCTGGTCCAGGTCTACGGGGCAGCGCCCCCCAGACCGCTTTGCTCCAGCTCGGCGATCACCGACATATGCTTGAAGTCAGCCGGACTGTGGTTGAACGTCTCCACCAGCCGGAACGTCTCCTGCCGCTGCGTCCCGTAGAACAGCTGCACCTGGTTGGCCAAACACTGCGCCTGGTGGACGGTCTGGGAACAGCATCACGCCATCATGTATCTTGGCTCACTGCCAGAGGCTTCATTTAGTCACCGCGTCCATCCCTCACTCATTCATCACTCTTCCCTCCCTTTCCCTTCCACTCATTTATTCCTGTTTTACTCTTCAGTCCCTCCATCTTCTCGCCCCTTTCTGACATCTAacccaggggtcaccaaccttttagcaaccacAAGGGCACTGCATGAGGGGTGgagtaaaaaaatgttttactccACCCCTGATCTAGCCTCTCTCCTATCCTTCTTTGCAGCATGtttgagcgccccctgctggttgcCCTCCATGCCACGGTCCAAAGATTAGCGAGTCAGACTTACGACAAACTTGGGGTCCAGCTCGGCCGTCATGAGGACCACGTTCTTGGAGTCCTTGAGCTCGGGGTAGTGGTAGAGGATGAGCTGACTCGGGGCGTTCTCACCCCGGGTCTGGACGTTTCGGAAAAGACAAAGCAGGAAAGGCAGTGTCAGGTGAAAGCGTGAGGAGAAGCTGACTGACCAAAGCTGCTGACCTGGATGTTGATGAGGGAGGTGAAGTGGAGCTCGTGCCCGGACCACTGACCCACGTAGAACTCGTAGCCCTCCTTCTGAGGCACCGCGAACAGGAACTGGAAGGACATGAGTGTTACCACGGCAACTGCGACCACTGTGCCCGGTGTGAGCGACGCACCATGGGGCAGGACGCCGCGCGGCCAGAGATGATGTCATACGTCTGCGCCTGTGAGAGGGTTGAGAGACGCGCAGTCAATGGGACTCAGATGACTGACAGGTGAGGAGGGACTGAACTGACCGGGATGACGGCGCTGACGGTGTCTTTGGTGGAGTAATATTTCATCCacagctgaggaggagcagagagaggttAGGCCAGCTTCTGAAGCCCCGCCTCCTTTCATCCAGCAATCTCTGCCAGTCCACTCATCCATTGATTCATTCCTTTTTAGTTGTCATCCCATCGACCACCCTTTGTTCAGCATCTCATTCATCCAACTCTCTGTTCACCATTCAttttatacatttcattttcgaacttccatccatccgtcagcTTGTCATCCTGCCCTCCACACACATATCACTCAtacttcatccatccatccatccgtccgtccgtcagCTTGTCATCCTGCCCTCCACACACATATCACTCAtacttcatccatccatcatgagGCCGATCATTCATTGTCAGTCCATCGtggaattcattcattcacgtcACCTATCTACTCAAACTCACAGTTCCTTCCATCTTTCTTCCCCTTCACTCATCTTCCATCCGtggcttcatttattcatccatccGCTCATCTTTCCTTCATCTGCACTCCTTTCTTTGTTTGTATCCCTTAATACTTGTTGCGTTCACCCATCCAGCACTAGTTCTCCTCTTCCTTACGGCATCTTCTTTTATCAGTTCATCTCCTGTCTAGCTTTGCCTCCAGTAGATCCATCACACGGGTCAATGTTCCTCCTTTTCTTAAACCCCGCCATACTCTCCTTCAGTCGAACCAGCGTCCATCCATCTCTGCATTTTTTACCATCTGCGTTCCTGTCCTCCcatcatcatccctccatcatcacagaCCATCTTTTGCTCCCTTCAATCATTTATACCGCTTCACTTGTTTCGCTTCCAGATCTGTCCATCCATGCGCAGCCGTTTTAAACGCCGTCCTTTCAcctgcccatggtcctgtcttCTTTCGTCTCCAGACCACAAACCAAACGGGAGCcggggaggaagaggatgtgGGTTCTCACCTCAGCGATCTCATCTCCACTCTTGTCCTGGATCATCTCCATGTTGAGGATGGAACCCAGCGTCTGAGGAAGATCACCATCATGTTTGAAATCACTATCCTTCAGTCATGGTTCCATCAACCTTCTACCTTGTTTTTGGTGAAGCCACTTTCTACCCCGCTGGCCGCCATCttgtctctcttctccagcTGCAGAAAACAAACGGCATCACTTCCTGACCGCGGCCCCGCTTCTCAGGGAGACACAGGTGAAACCTCTGACTGGGAGACAGAGTAAAAAAAAGCCAtgtctccatcacctcctcctccaccagcctGATGAACTCGGCCTGTCCGGAGGAGCCCAGGACTTCCTTCTTCGCCTCATGACGCTTGTCCACCCGTGCTTTAAACTCCTGAGGTTTGGAGCTGGAATCAAAAGCAGGATCCGATTCATTGTCATGTCATACGAGGATCAGGACATTTACTGGTCCTCATAAAAgtagagacacacacagaaatgttGTTGCAACATTCATAATAAACCATTAATAAACACCACATACTGTGAAGTTCATACAAACTTAACGATACGATTCTTGGAGGGAGTCGCACAACTAAAGGGTCGACTCATTTCTGATGGACGAATACGCATTTAAGGttaaaaataacacaaacacaaaataatctGACGACTCATGTCTGTTCAGGTGGCGAGGCAGGCGTGACTGACTGACCTCCGCAGCTTCTGGATCTTCTCCTGATATTTGCTGTAATACggattctcctccagctccggcTCCTTTCGGACAGAGAAGGCCCGGAAGTGTGACGGGACCAGGCCGGGAATGAGCGGTCGAATCCCGGCCGCTCTGACCGCTAACATCCCGCGATACAAACATGACATCTGCAGCAGAGCGGCCGCCATGTTGCCATCGCTCTGGAGCCACATCGAAAATGGTCCGACCCGCAACGGCGAGGAGATTTCAGTTCCGCGGGAGTGGGCGAGAGCGAACAGTGCGAGCTCTTTCTGTTTTAAGTGGATTTAAGCTCCAAAGAATATTTGAACTCAAGTCAGAAGCGCTCTAAAAGAGCGGTGTTTTTAGAGCGCTTCTGACTTGTTATTACACAGACTGGCCGCTAGATGTCAGTGTTTTTATGCGTTGCGATTTCAATCATAAATAAGGAAATCAGGGAGTCAAACTGTGTGGTTCAAATGAAACAAGTGACACATTCAAAGGCTAAATAAATCACTGTTCAAGAGGAGTTTTTCGagaaaatatacagtggtacctcggttctcgaccacagtccgttccagacagctgttcgagaagtgatttgttcgaaatctgaatcgatttttcccattacaatgaatggaaaaagcaataatgcattccaagccttaaaacagtcttttgtaggagtgaatgtagagagtctgctgcaggtggctgttcctctatgtgtgtggccgctgcatgtgggaggggttgccgagtgagtgaggtctctccagaagtgaagaggtgcccggtgcgtgtccagctctgaatgtgcgcttctgtgcagtttggctgtgaccaagtcataaaccaagtcacgctctgtcccagactggcctcatccctgtcccagctccagcccacaacaggacatcaaaccctggagtgagcgctccagcacctcccctgtgacactctaccacggtccagtgtggagacaggaaaggttttacacctcaacatgaagaaaaaacagtcagtaaatggagctaacgggacacgtctgcatacagaggctgcgttatacacaataacaaagcgcctcgtgggtcagctgaacgttatgttttttcgggggcgtttgagttttggattttcgtttgaaatctgaagcaaaaaaatctcaaaatttttgttcgaat
It contains:
- the atpaf1 gene encoding ATP synthase mitochondrial F1 complex assembly factor 1 is translated as MWLQSDGNMAAALLQMSCLYRGMLAVRAAGIRPLIPGLVPSHFRAFSVRKEPELEENPYYSKYQEKIQKLRSSKPQEFKARVDKRHEAKKEVLGSSGQAEFIRLVEEELEKRDKMAASGVESGFTKNKTLGSILNMEMIQDKSGDEIAELWMKYYSTKDTVSAVIPAQTYDIISGRAASCPMFLFAVPQKEGYEFYVGQWSGHELHFTSLINIQTRGENAPSQLILYHYPELKDSKNVVLMTAELDPKFVTVHQAQCLANQVQLFYGTQRQETFRLVETFNHSPADFKHMSVIAELEQSGLGGAAP